The following coding sequences lie in one Arachis ipaensis cultivar K30076 chromosome B03, Araip1.1, whole genome shotgun sequence genomic window:
- the LOC107632544 gene encoding uncharacterized protein LOC107632544, whose translation MEGQATVVKDIDGDWWSVFEAYEELRQFGYLKFTIAALWYKDATANDSKSHLKLLKGDSEAIEMCSIAGKRGFVDLFVVHEVGDAERFSEGVSAKDIHFTDSEEVYDYESGFGEENSVPKDSNAEKGKRVVTSDLDDEEAADSDHLEQDHMIGGQDLRGDYTEEDAYCEGQKFRVYKPEKDMGKYKWKVGTLYESRQEFKDTVAAFAVQTARNIKFKKCDLVRVQAVCQKNFPFWLYAHKVGEESTWKLRSMNLQHTYMQTHRVGIMHSKWPGTQFKKKVESDRRIKVKDLVAKAHKKWNLTVTKSMTAKTKQEVLSQIQGAFREQYRRINDYCGELLRINPGSTKSFQHCRRFIGLDGCFLKIPQGGQLLTVIGRDPNDHILPIAYAIVETETKDSWVWFLRHLSKDLGPHNIAKCTFISNQQKGLLPAFEEVIPEVDNRFCVRHLYNNFRKKFLGLELKNRMWRCAKASHWQSWEKEMKSLRGLNEGAFRHLNGIPPRFWSRSRFTFLSKCDTLVNNMSESFNAVIVEAREKPIMTMLEDIRVYMMTRWAANKDRVLNYQGNIMPMIRKKIEKWASLARDWRPYWSGASKYEVMCGLDKFVVDLVAGECSCRK comes from the exons ATGGAG GGTCAAGCTACAGTCGTGAAAGACATTGACGGTGATTGGTGGAGTGTGTTTGAGGCATACGAGGAGCTGAGGCAGTTTGGATACTTGAAGTTCACCATCGCAGCGTTATGGTACAAAGACGCAACTGCAAATGATTCCAAGAGTCACTTGAAGTTGTTGAAAGGTGACTCAGAGGCAATTGAGATGTGTAGCATAGCAGGGAAGAGGGGCTTCGTTGATTTGTTTGTGGTGCATGAGGTTGGGGATGCCGAGAGGTTTTCGGAG GGGGTTAGTGCCAAAGACATCCACTTCACTGACAGTGAGGAGGTTTATGACTATGAAAGTGGATTTGGTGAAGAAAATTCTGTGCCAAAGGACTCTAATGCGGAGAAGGGTAAAAGGGTTGTGACAAGTGATTTGGACGATGAGGAAGCAGCCGACAGTGATCACTTGGAGCAGGATCATATGATTGGAGGACAAGACTTGAGGGGTGATTATACAGAGGAGGATGCTTATTGTGAGGGGCAGAAGTTTCGAGTGTATAAACCTGAAAAGGACATGGGAAAGTACAAATGGAAGGTGGGCACATTATATGAATCTCGGCAAGAGTTTAAGGACACGGTGGCAGCCTTTGCAGTCCAAACAGCCAGGAATATTAAATTCAAGAAGTGTGACTTGGTGAGGGTCCAAGCTGTATGTCAGAAAAACTTCCCCTTTTGGTTATATGCACACAAGGTTGGTGAGGAATCCACATGGAAACTAAGAAGCATGAATCTGCAACATACCTACATGCAGACACACAGGGTTGGAATTATGCACTCCAAATGGCCGGGCACTCAGTTTAAGAAGAAAGTGGAATCCGACCGAAGGATCAAGGTAAAGGATTTGGTAGCAAAGGCACACAAAAAGTGGAATCTAACCGTTACTAAGTCAATGACAGCTAAGACAAAACAAGAAGTTTTGAGCCAGATCCAGGGAGCATTCAGGGAGCAGTACAGGAGGATTAACGATTACTGTGGAGAGCTTTTAAGAATAAATCCAGGATCAACG AAAAGTTTCCAGCACTGCAGAAGGTTTATTGGGTTAGACGGATGCTTCTTGAAAATCCCCCAAGGAGGACAACTGTTGACTGTAATTGGAAGAGACCCAAATGACCACATTCTTCCAATTGCGTATGCAATTGTGGAGACGGAGACAAAGGATTCTTGGGTCTGGTTTCTGCGTCATCTGTCCAAGGATTTGGGTCCACACAATATTGCAAAATGCACGTTTATATCTAATCAGCAGAAG GGTCTGTTGCCGGCGTTTGAAGAGGTCATTCCAGAGGTGGACAACAGGTTCTGTGTCAGGCATCTCTACAACAATTTCAGGAAGAAATTTTTGGGCTTGGAGCTGAAGAACAGAATGTGGAGGTGTGCTAAGGCAAGTCACTGGCAGAGTTGGGAGAAGGAAATGAAATCTCTGCGAGGTCTGAATGAGGGAGCATTTCGACATTTGAATGGCATTCCACCTAGGTTCTGGTCCAGGTCCAGGTTTACTTTTCTTTCAAAATGTGACACCCTTGTTAATAATATGAGTGAAAGTTTCAATGCTGTCATAGTAGAGGCAAGAGAAAAACCTATTATGACCATGTTAGAGGATATTAGGGTGTATATGATGACTAGATGGGCTGCCAATAAGGATAGGGTTCTGAATTAT